In Dissulfurirhabdus thermomarina, one genomic interval encodes:
- a CDS encoding helix-turn-helix transcriptional regulator — MSILERIYEFHHQVRKGRYPNARSLADQFEVSLSTARRDIDYLRDRLLAPLAFDRVRNGYRYEGGGFRLPFDDTQRVLLFLALLERMAEETGLSCLEEVQRLRRRLGTLLQRDQAHLLERLHCEFVEVEPADPEVMDRVLTALLEDRPLAIRYADPKGRRTERVIEPHLLITYQGRWYTLARCRLRDEMRIFLLSRITEARPEKGRFAPDIEAARALLGKSFGIFKGPPRHRARVRFTGDAAEVVRRQRWHQDQVLEDTGDGGAVVLTVPVAPDYTEFLMKVLQFGARAEVLEPPEIRAAAAREAAALARVYGGGGGRA, encoded by the coding sequence GTGAGCATCCTGGAACGCATCTACGAATTCCACCACCAGGTCCGAAAGGGCCGCTACCCCAACGCCCGGAGCCTGGCCGACCAGTTCGAGGTCTCCCTCTCCACGGCCCGCCGCGACATCGACTACCTGCGCGACCGCCTGCTGGCGCCCCTGGCCTTCGACCGGGTCCGGAACGGGTACCGGTACGAGGGCGGGGGGTTCCGCCTCCCCTTCGACGACACCCAGCGGGTGCTCCTCTTCCTGGCCCTCCTCGAGCGCATGGCCGAGGAGACGGGGCTCTCGTGCCTGGAGGAGGTCCAGCGCCTCCGCCGCCGGCTGGGAACGCTCCTCCAGCGCGACCAGGCCCACCTCCTCGAGCGCCTCCACTGCGAGTTCGTGGAGGTGGAGCCGGCGGACCCGGAGGTGATGGATCGGGTGCTCACCGCCCTCCTCGAGGACCGCCCCCTGGCCATCCGCTACGCCGACCCCAAGGGCCGGCGGACGGAACGGGTCATCGAGCCCCACCTCCTCATCACCTACCAGGGCCGCTGGTACACCCTGGCCCGGTGCCGGCTGCGGGACGAGATGCGGATCTTCCTCCTCTCGCGCATCACCGAGGCGCGGCCGGAAAAGGGCCGCTTCGCCCCGGACATCGAGGCGGCCCGGGCCCTCCTCGGGAAGAGCTTCGGGATCTTCAAGGGCCCGCCGCGCCACCGGGCCCGCGTCCGCTTCACCGGGGACGCCGCCGAGGTGGTCCGCCGCCAGCGCTGGCACCAGGACCAGGTGCTGGAGGACACGGGGGACGGGGGCGCCGTGGTCCTCACCGTGCCCGTGGCGCCGGACTACACGGAGTTCCTCATGAAGGTCCTCCAGTTCGGGGCCCGGGCCGAGGTGCTGGAACCGCCCGAGATCCGCGCGGCCGCCGCCCGCGAGGCGGCGGCCCTGGCCCGCGTTTACGGCGGGGGGGGAGGCCGGGCATGA
- a CDS encoding phage holin family protein, translating to MKGLAVRWIFLTLAILAAAYLLDGIEVAGFFSALFAAGVLGVLNVFFRPILILLTLPINILTLGLFTFVINAVLLMMASGVIRGFHVRGFWWAVLGSLVISLVNWLLNSLVSDEGRFDGTIDLRRRDDGGWE from the coding sequence ATGAAGGGACTCGCCGTCCGCTGGATCTTTCTCACCCTGGCCATCCTGGCCGCGGCCTACCTCCTGGACGGCATCGAGGTGGCCGGCTTCTTCTCGGCCCTCTTCGCCGCGGGGGTCCTCGGCGTGCTGAACGTCTTCTTCCGCCCCATCCTGATCCTGCTCACCCTGCCCATCAACATCCTCACCCTGGGGCTCTTCACCTTCGTCATCAACGCCGTGCTCCTCATGATGGCCTCGGGGGTCATCCGGGGCTTCCACGTGCGCGGGTTCTGGTGGGCGGTGCTGGGCTCGCTGGTGATCAGCCTGGTGAACTGGCTCCTGAACTCCCTGGTGAGCGACGAGGGCCGGTTCGACGGCACCATCGATCTCCGGCGCCGCGACGACGGGGGCTGGGAGTAG
- the katG gene encoding catalase/peroxidase HPI has product MEEKTQNVRKKRWITDWWPNRLNLKVLRQKCPDSNPYGPEYDYRKECGQLDLAAVKKDLQELMTQSQDWWPADFGHYGPLFIRLAWHSAGSYRIHDGRGGARGGGIRFAPRIDWPDNISLDKAVRLLWPVKRKYGRKLSWADLIVLAGNAALESMGVKVIGFALGREDAWEPDEGADWGPEEEMLTGKERFKGGGLEKPFAATEMGLIYVNPEGPGGHPDPVASAEEIRVAFGRMGMDDEETVALIAGGHAFGKCHGAAEDIHLGPDPASSPPEQQGLGWKFDYKTGKGPDTFTSGFELAWSPTPTRFGVQYLHLLFNNEWELTKSPAGKQQWVAKDAQAVVPDAHDPQKKHPPMMLTADLALRFDPVYSEIARRLLKNPEEFEAAFAKAWFKLIHRDLGPRSCYLGPEVPEEVFVWQDPLPERVHEPIDQDDIRALKREILASGLDVARLVYTAWSAAATYRDSDRRGGANGGRLRLAPQKDWAVNHPQDLAKVLSVYEGIQERFNERARGGKGVSMADLIVLGGCAAVEAAARKAGVEITVPFAPGRVDAGRDQTDEAFYSAMEPSADGFRNYWQDRGPVAEDDVLGTPEYCLVDKAQLLTLTVPEMTALVGGLRVLGAVYNYEKHGVLTAAPGTLTNDFFVNLLDMGTEWKPADDRHHLYNGYDRNTGGLKWTATRVDLVFGHHDELRAVAEVYGAADGREKLVHDFVAAWDKVMNLDRFDLK; this is encoded by the coding sequence ATGGAAGAGAAGACCCAAAATGTCAGGAAGAAGAGGTGGATCACGGACTGGTGGCCAAACAGGTTGAACCTCAAGGTGCTGCGGCAGAAGTGCCCGGATTCCAACCCCTACGGGCCGGAATATGACTACAGGAAGGAATGCGGGCAACTGGACCTGGCAGCCGTCAAGAAGGACCTCCAGGAGCTCATGACCCAGTCCCAGGACTGGTGGCCGGCGGATTTCGGCCACTACGGGCCCCTCTTCATCCGCCTGGCCTGGCACAGCGCGGGCAGCTACCGGATCCACGACGGCAGGGGCGGGGCCAGGGGCGGCGGGATCCGCTTCGCCCCCCGCATCGATTGGCCGGACAACATCAGCCTGGACAAGGCCGTCCGTCTGCTCTGGCCCGTGAAGCGGAAATACGGCCGGAAGCTGTCCTGGGCCGACCTCATCGTGCTCGCCGGCAACGCGGCCCTGGAATCCATGGGCGTCAAGGTCATCGGCTTCGCCCTGGGGCGCGAGGACGCCTGGGAACCGGACGAGGGGGCGGACTGGGGCCCGGAAGAGGAGATGCTCACCGGCAAGGAGCGCTTCAAGGGAGGGGGCCTGGAGAAGCCCTTCGCCGCCACGGAGATGGGCCTGATCTACGTGAACCCGGAGGGCCCCGGGGGCCATCCCGACCCCGTGGCCTCCGCCGAGGAGATCCGGGTGGCCTTCGGGCGCATGGGCATGGACGACGAGGAGACCGTGGCCCTGATCGCCGGCGGGCACGCCTTCGGCAAGTGCCATGGTGCGGCCGAGGACATCCACCTGGGGCCGGACCCCGCCTCATCGCCCCCGGAACAACAGGGCCTGGGCTGGAAGTTCGACTACAAGACCGGCAAGGGGCCGGACACCTTCACGTCCGGGTTCGAGCTTGCCTGGTCGCCCACCCCCACGCGTTTCGGCGTCCAGTACCTCCACCTGCTCTTCAACAACGAGTGGGAACTGACCAAGAGCCCGGCGGGCAAGCAGCAGTGGGTGGCCAAGGACGCGCAGGCCGTCGTTCCCGACGCCCACGACCCGCAGAAGAAGCACCCGCCCATGATGCTCACGGCCGACCTGGCCCTGCGGTTCGACCCGGTCTACTCCGAGATCGCCCGGCGGCTCCTGAAGAACCCCGAGGAATTCGAGGCGGCCTTTGCAAAGGCCTGGTTCAAGCTCATCCACAGGGATCTCGGGCCCCGCTCCTGCTACCTCGGTCCCGAGGTGCCCGAGGAGGTCTTCGTCTGGCAGGATCCCCTGCCCGAGCGCGTTCACGAACCGATCGATCAGGACGACATCCGGGCGCTGAAAAGGGAGATCCTGGCCTCGGGCCTGGATGTGGCCCGGCTCGTCTACACGGCCTGGTCCGCGGCCGCCACCTACAGGGATTCGGACAGGCGCGGGGGGGCCAACGGCGGCCGTCTCCGCCTCGCCCCCCAGAAGGACTGGGCGGTCAACCACCCCCAGGACCTGGCCAAGGTGCTCTCCGTCTACGAGGGCATCCAGGAGAGGTTCAACGAAAGGGCGCGGGGGGGCAAGGGGGTCTCCATGGCGGACCTCATCGTGCTGGGCGGGTGCGCCGCTGTGGAGGCTGCGGCCAGGAAGGCCGGGGTTGAGATCACCGTGCCCTTCGCCCCGGGAAGGGTGGACGCGGGCCGGGACCAGACGGACGAGGCCTTCTATTCGGCCATGGAGCCTTCGGCCGACGGATTCCGCAACTACTGGCAGGATCGGGGCCCCGTCGCCGAGGACGATGTCTTGGGCACGCCGGAGTACTGCCTGGTGGACAAGGCCCAGCTCCTCACCCTCACCGTGCCCGAGATGACCGCCCTGGTGGGCGGGCTGCGGGTCCTGGGGGCCGTGTACAACTACGAAAAACACGGGGTCCTCACCGCCGCACCCGGCACCCTCACCAACGACTTCTTCGTCAATCTCCTGGACATGGGAACGGAATGGAAACCCGCCGACGACCGGCACCACCTCTACAACGGCTACGACAGGAACACGGGCGGGTTGAAGTGGACGGCGACCCGGGTGGACCTGGTCTTCGGCCACCACGACGAGCTGCGGGCCGTGGCCGAGGTCTACGGTGCCGCAGACGGCCGGGAAAAACTGGTCCACGACTTCGTGGCCGCGTGGGACAAGGTCATGAACCTGGACCGCTTCGACCTGAAATAG
- a CDS encoding Fur family transcriptional regulator, with protein sequence MLARLRERKFRITPQRLAVLKILSESRGHPGVEAIYRQVQRDFPTTSLATIYKTISLLKELGEVLELGFPEGGNRYDGNRPYPHPHVVCIRCRKIMDLDLAGFEGLSREVSAKTGFRIVNHRVDFFGICPECQEKNRKSVLP encoded by the coding sequence ATGCTCGCGCGGTTGCGGGAGCGCAAGTTCCGCATCACGCCCCAGCGGCTGGCGGTCCTCAAGATCCTCTCCGAGAGCCGAGGCCACCCCGGTGTCGAGGCCATCTACAGGCAGGTGCAAAGGGACTTCCCCACCACCAGCCTGGCCACCATCTACAAGACGATCTCGCTTTTGAAGGAACTGGGCGAGGTGCTGGAACTGGGGTTCCCCGAGGGGGGAAACCGCTATGACGGGAACAGACCCTATCCGCACCCCCACGTGGTCTGCATCCGGTGCCGGAAGATCATGGACCTGGACCTGGCAGGCTTCGAAGGGCTCAGCCGGGAGGTGAGCGCGAAGACCGGGTTCAGGATCGTCAACCACCGCGTGGACTTCTTCGGCATCTGCCCGGAATGCCAAGAGAAAAACCGGAAGTCAGTGCTGCCTTGA
- a CDS encoding GNAT family N-acetyltransferase has protein sequence MAAEPLPGVIILYNRPGENAPESDRGVLDEVEAVARALAGKGFRVRTAPADRLEEVLPLLQAGQEPVVFNLVESFPGRPEDAVHVPSICRALGRGCTGSETACLALTLDKAWTRGALAEAGIPVPPGVVVPPGTQADGARLPRGPLLVKPVRADASEGIRADESVVDGPGRRLDDAIGAVHERFGQPALVEALVGDRELNVSVVDLGGGPVVLPLAEIDFSRLPEGTPRVVDYSAKWEEDSFAFHNTPRILPAPLDEGTAALVRRTALAAFRATGARGYARVDMRLESATGALFVLEVNANPDISPEAGFAAALEAGEIPYADFVAAMVRTSMKAAPGSLPAGHSAALPTAPLSLREAVKGDQEAVMDILYEAGVFRPEECLVGREVFEDAISRGAASGYHSLVAEDGIGVCGWICHGPTPCTVGTHDVYWLVTARRARRRGVASALLAEAERRIAGQGGRLVVVETSSSPPYAPARAFYLAHGFREEALVRDFYLAGDHRVILTKRLSP, from the coding sequence ATGGCGGCTGAACCGCTTCCCGGGGTCATCATCCTCTACAACCGACCCGGCGAGAACGCCCCCGAAAGCGACCGGGGCGTCCTCGACGAGGTGGAGGCCGTGGCCAGGGCGCTCGCCGGGAAGGGGTTTCGCGTGCGCACGGCGCCAGCCGACCGCCTCGAGGAGGTGCTGCCGCTGCTCCAGGCCGGCCAGGAGCCGGTGGTCTTCAACCTGGTGGAATCCTTTCCCGGCCGGCCGGAGGACGCCGTCCACGTGCCCTCCATCTGCCGGGCCCTGGGACGCGGCTGCACCGGTTCGGAGACCGCCTGCCTCGCCCTGACCCTGGACAAGGCCTGGACCCGCGGCGCCCTGGCCGAGGCCGGCATCCCCGTCCCCCCCGGGGTGGTGGTCCCTCCCGGCACCCAGGCGGACGGTGCCAGGCTGCCCCGAGGTCCCTTGCTGGTCAAGCCGGTCCGCGCCGACGCCAGCGAAGGCATCCGGGCCGACGAGTCGGTGGTGGACGGGCCCGGCCGGAGGCTGGACGATGCCATCGGCGCCGTCCACGAGCGTTTCGGCCAACCGGCGCTGGTGGAGGCGTTGGTGGGCGACCGGGAGCTGAACGTCTCGGTGGTGGACCTGGGCGGGGGGCCGGTGGTGCTGCCCCTGGCGGAGATCGACTTCTCCCGCCTTCCCGAGGGAACCCCGCGGGTGGTGGACTACAGCGCCAAGTGGGAAGAAGACTCGTTCGCCTTCCACAACACCCCGCGGATCCTCCCCGCGCCCCTGGACGAAGGGACGGCCGCCCTGGTGCGGCGGACCGCCCTGGCCGCCTTTCGGGCGACCGGCGCCCGGGGATACGCCCGGGTGGACATGCGGCTCGAGAGTGCGACCGGCGCCCTCTTCGTCCTCGAAGTGAACGCCAACCCGGACATCTCGCCCGAGGCGGGGTTCGCCGCCGCCCTGGAGGCGGGCGAGATCCCTTACGCCGATTTCGTCGCCGCCATGGTGCGTACCTCGATGAAGGCCGCTCCGGGAAGCCTCCCGGCAGGGCACTCCGCCGCGCTCCCCACGGCGCCCCTCAGCTTGCGCGAGGCGGTGAAGGGCGACCAGGAGGCGGTGATGGATATCCTGTACGAAGCCGGGGTGTTCCGGCCGGAGGAGTGCCTGGTGGGGCGCGAGGTGTTCGAGGATGCGATCAGCCGCGGGGCCGCCTCCGGCTACCATTCCCTGGTGGCCGAGGACGGGATCGGTGTCTGCGGCTGGATCTGCCACGGTCCCACCCCCTGCACCGTGGGCACCCATGACGTCTACTGGCTGGTCACCGCCCGGCGCGCCCGGCGTCGCGGCGTGGCCTCGGCGCTCCTGGCGGAGGCGGAACGGCGGATCGCCGGCCAGGGAGGCCGGCTGGTGGTGGTGGAGACATCGAGCAGCCCGCCCTACGCCCCGGCGCGCGCCTTCTACCTGGCCCACGGATTCAGGGAGGAGGCGCTGGTCCGCGATTTCTATCTCGCCGGCGACCACCGGGTGATCCTGACCAAACGGCTCTCCCCATGA
- a CDS encoding histone deacetylase family protein — MQDLFLANFSGAAEVADQIPQRLDDPLSAGYRTVLLVAERPTGKVVGFALLLHFTDAHFAFLDFMAVAGGLRGGGVGGALYEAVREFCRGVGCHGLYLEALPDNPLPGMDEATLAENRKRLRFYERYSVLPVVGTAYETPIGEGPAPMLLFDGLGRTSPLRRKEAQAAVRLILSRKYAAITDRKYIRLVVESFTDDPVRLRPPRYIKRTAQKDGVATGRLAKPFALFITREHIIHHVHDTGYVERPTRVNALAEAVQGLELFQEQPIRHYGDQFITAVHDAEFLAYLKKVCKGLPPNKAVYPYVFPVRRPERRPRELAVRAGYYCIDTFTPLTRNAFDAARKAVDAALSGADAILKGAPVAYVLCRPPGHHAEHRLFGGFCYMNNSAIAANRLSAMGRTAVLDIDFHHGNGTQDIFYRRGDVLTVSIHGHPNHAYPYFSGFADETGEGEGKGANLNLPLPENTGGRDYLAALDEALRRIGRFAPQFLVVSLGFDTMAGDPTGSFRLSARALEEIGRKLASLRRPLLLVQEGGYSIANLKRGAKALFRGVASRIR; from the coding sequence GTGCAGGATCTCTTCCTGGCGAACTTCAGCGGTGCTGCCGAGGTGGCCGACCAGATCCCCCAGCGGCTGGACGACCCTCTGAGCGCGGGCTACCGCACCGTGCTGCTGGTGGCGGAACGCCCCACGGGCAAGGTGGTGGGGTTCGCGCTGCTGCTCCACTTCACCGACGCCCACTTCGCCTTCCTGGACTTCATGGCCGTGGCGGGTGGGCTCCGCGGCGGCGGGGTCGGCGGCGCCCTTTACGAGGCGGTGCGGGAGTTCTGCCGAGGAGTGGGCTGTCACGGCCTCTACCTCGAGGCGCTCCCCGACAACCCCCTGCCCGGCATGGACGAAGCCACCCTTGCCGAAAACCGGAAACGGCTCCGCTTTTACGAACGGTATTCCGTGCTGCCGGTGGTGGGCACCGCCTACGAGACCCCCATCGGGGAAGGCCCGGCGCCCATGCTCCTTTTCGACGGGCTCGGCCGGACCTCACCCTTGCGGCGGAAGGAGGCGCAGGCCGCGGTACGGTTGATCCTCTCCCGCAAATACGCCGCCATCACCGACCGGAAGTACATCAGGCTGGTGGTGGAGTCCTTTACCGACGACCCGGTCCGCCTGCGGCCGCCGCGGTACATCAAGCGCACCGCGCAGAAGGACGGGGTGGCCACCGGCCGTCTCGCCAAGCCCTTCGCCCTGTTCATCACCCGGGAGCACATCATCCACCATGTCCATGACACCGGCTACGTGGAACGACCGACCAGGGTCAACGCCCTGGCGGAGGCCGTCCAAGGCCTGGAACTCTTCCAGGAGCAGCCCATCCGCCATTACGGCGACCAGTTCATCACCGCGGTGCACGACGCCGAGTTCCTCGCCTATCTCAAGAAGGTGTGCAAGGGGCTGCCGCCGAACAAGGCGGTCTATCCGTACGTCTTCCCGGTGCGCCGCCCCGAGCGGAGGCCCAGGGAGCTCGCCGTCCGCGCCGGCTACTACTGCATCGACACCTTCACCCCCCTCACCCGGAACGCCTTCGATGCCGCGCGCAAGGCGGTGGACGCCGCCTTGAGCGGCGCCGATGCCATCTTGAAAGGCGCGCCGGTGGCCTACGTGCTCTGCAGGCCGCCTGGGCACCACGCGGAACACAGGCTGTTCGGCGGGTTCTGTTACATGAACAACAGCGCCATCGCCGCCAACCGGCTGAGCGCCATGGGGCGGACCGCCGTTCTCGACATCGACTTCCACCACGGCAACGGCACCCAGGATATCTTCTACCGCCGCGGCGACGTGCTCACCGTTTCCATCCACGGCCACCCCAACCACGCCTATCCCTACTTCAGCGGCTTTGCCGACGAAACCGGCGAGGGGGAAGGGAAGGGGGCCAACCTCAACCTGCCCTTGCCGGAGAATACCGGCGGCCGCGACTATCTGGCGGCGCTGGATGAGGCCCTCCGGCGGATCGGCCGGTTCGCGCCGCAGTTCCTCGTGGTCAGCCTGGGGTTCGACACCATGGCCGGCGACCCCACCGGGTCGTTCCGCCTTTCCGCCCGGGCTCTTGAGGAGATCGGGCGCAAGCTCGCCTCCCTCAGGCGCCCCCTCCTGCTGGTGCAGGAAGGAGGCTACAGCATCGCCAACCTCAAGCGGGGGGCCAAGGCGCTCTTCCGCGGCGTCGCCTCCCGCATCCGCTAA
- a CDS encoding anion transporter produces MTSVTGPLEAWVFGLVYLGMMAGRFPRLRLDRTGIALLGAIVLVASGRTTLGQAVTAVDIPTVSLLFAMMVVSAQLRLGGFYAFCARKTAELRLAPPLWLAAVIFLAGILSAVFSNDIICLAMAPVLIDGCRKQRLDPLPFLLALACAANIGSAATLIGNPQNMLIGQSFRLDFVAFAEAASLPAAAGLLITWGVIVFQFRGRWEETPGKSVPETAAAGIPPLDLEQTFKGLLVASVLFALFLFSGIPREIAALGGAGVLLASRRVYSRDMLNLVDWQLLVLFIGLFVVNHAFEQTGLPARALAGLQGLGADPSRPGWLFAVTVLLSNAVSNVPAVMLLIPAATDPAAPLILAVASTLAGNLLLVGSIANIIVADAAARSGVAFTYRNHARTGVPVTLLTLAVTALFLSA; encoded by the coding sequence ATGACCTCCGTGACCGGACCGCTGGAGGCCTGGGTCTTCGGCCTCGTCTACCTGGGGATGATGGCGGGCAGGTTCCCCAGGCTGCGGCTCGACCGCACCGGCATCGCCCTCCTGGGCGCCATCGTCCTGGTGGCCTCCGGCCGGACCACCCTCGGGCAGGCGGTCACGGCGGTGGACATCCCCACCGTCTCCCTGCTGTTCGCCATGATGGTGGTTTCGGCCCAGCTCCGCCTGGGCGGCTTCTACGCCTTCTGCGCCCGGAAGACCGCGGAGCTCCGCCTCGCGCCGCCGTTGTGGCTCGCCGCGGTGATCTTCCTGGCCGGCATCCTTTCCGCGGTCTTCAGCAACGACATCATCTGCCTCGCCATGGCGCCGGTGCTCATCGACGGCTGCCGCAAGCAACGGCTCGACCCGCTTCCCTTCCTCCTCGCCCTGGCCTGCGCCGCCAACATCGGCTCCGCCGCCACCCTGATCGGCAACCCCCAGAACATGCTGATCGGCCAGAGCTTCCGGCTGGATTTCGTGGCCTTCGCCGAGGCGGCATCGCTGCCGGCCGCGGCCGGCCTTCTGATCACCTGGGGGGTGATCGTCTTCCAGTTCCGCGGCCGCTGGGAAGAGACGCCCGGAAAGAGCGTTCCGGAAACCGCGGCGGCGGGGATCCCGCCTCTCGACCTCGAGCAGACCTTCAAGGGGCTCCTGGTCGCCTCGGTCCTCTTCGCCCTCTTCCTCTTCTCCGGCATCCCCAGGGAGATCGCCGCCCTCGGCGGCGCCGGGGTGCTCCTCGCCAGCCGCAGGGTCTACTCGAGGGACATGCTCAACCTCGTCGATTGGCAGCTCCTGGTCCTGTTCATCGGCCTCTTCGTGGTGAACCACGCCTTCGAGCAGACCGGTCTTCCCGCCCGGGCGCTGGCAGGGCTCCAGGGGCTCGGCGCGGATCCCTCCCGGCCGGGGTGGCTCTTCGCGGTCACCGTCCTCTTGAGCAACGCCGTCTCCAACGTCCCGGCGGTGATGCTCCTCATACCCGCGGCCACCGATCCGGCGGCGCCGCTGATCCTCGCCGTGGCCAGCACCCTGGCGGGCAACCTCCTGCTCGTGGGCAGCATCGCCAACATCATCGTCGCCGACGCGGCCGCGCGTTCCGGGGTCGCCTTCACCTACCGGAACCACGCCCGCACCGGCGTTCCGGTCACCCTCCTGACCCTGGCCGTGACGGCCTTGTTCCTGTCGGCGTGA
- a CDS encoding KamA family radical SAM protein — MPSANRTSSLSPAGFCAKSWDSWRWQLKRRFRNLTELARAFPEIDIVPEMVEAALKFPLAITPYYASLIREWNPSDPVYRMAVPQPEELYDPPFLQNDPLEEDHDMAVPGLVHRYADRALLLATSMCAMYCRHCTRKRVAGRREWSLAPSRLKRIVDYLRANPQIRDVIISGGDPLTMATERLETILAAVRSVESVEIIRIGSRTPVTLPMRITDELTAMLRRYQPIWLNTHFNHPNELTTTASQALARLVDAGIQVGNQTVLLKGVNDDPQVLETLFRALVRNRVRPYYLFQCDLVRGVEHFRTSISQGIAIMEYLRGRLSGLAIPTYVVDAPGGGGKIPVLPNYVVTVSPTHTVLRNFEGMLVSYPEPRQDNGGQGPCAGTAAEAPTVFDLAAGGCGTILPERSARILRRARRRS; from the coding sequence ATCCCCTCCGCCAACCGCACCTCCTCCCTCTCTCCCGCCGGTTTCTGCGCCAAATCCTGGGATTCCTGGCGGTGGCAGCTCAAGAGGCGGTTCCGCAACCTGACCGAGCTGGCCCGCGCATTTCCCGAGATCGATATCGTCCCGGAAATGGTGGAAGCGGCCCTCAAGTTCCCGCTGGCCATCACGCCGTACTATGCCTCATTGATCCGGGAATGGAACCCGTCCGACCCCGTGTACCGGATGGCCGTGCCCCAGCCCGAGGAGTTGTACGACCCTCCCTTTCTCCAGAACGACCCCCTGGAGGAAGACCACGACATGGCGGTCCCGGGCCTGGTCCACCGCTATGCCGACCGGGCGCTCCTCCTGGCCACCTCGATGTGCGCCATGTATTGCCGCCACTGCACCCGCAAGCGGGTGGCGGGGCGGCGGGAATGGTCCCTCGCCCCGTCCCGGCTGAAGAGGATCGTCGACTATCTCCGCGCCAATCCCCAGATCCGTGACGTGATCATCTCCGGCGGCGACCCCCTGACCATGGCAACCGAACGGCTGGAAACCATCCTGGCGGCCGTCCGTTCGGTGGAGTCGGTGGAGATCATCCGGATCGGCAGCCGGACGCCGGTCACCCTCCCCATGCGGATCACCGACGAACTCACCGCCATGCTCCGCCGGTACCAGCCGATATGGCTGAACACCCATTTCAACCATCCCAACGAGCTCACCACTACGGCGAGCCAGGCCCTGGCAAGGCTGGTGGACGCCGGCATCCAGGTGGGGAACCAGACCGTCCTCCTCAAGGGGGTGAACGACGATCCGCAGGTGCTCGAGACCCTTTTCCGCGCCCTGGTCCGCAACCGGGTCCGGCCGTACTACCTTTTCCAGTGTGACCTGGTCCGGGGGGTGGAACACTTCCGCACCTCCATCAGCCAGGGTATCGCCATCATGGAATACCTGCGGGGGCGGCTGAGCGGCCTCGCCATCCCCACGTACGTGGTGGACGCCCCGGGGGGCGGCGGCAAGATCCCGGTCCTTCCCAACTACGTGGTCACCGTGAGCCCCACCCACACGGTGCTCAGGAACTTCGAGGGGATGCTGGTGAGCTACCCCGAGCCCCGGCAGGACAACGGAGGCCAAGGGCCTTGCGCCGGCACCGCCGCTGAGGCGCCGACGGTCTTCGATCTCGCCGCCGGCGGCTGCGGCACGATCCTGCCCGAGAGGTCGGCCAGGATCCTCCGGCGGGCCCGACGCCGTTCTTGA
- a CDS encoding D-alanine--D-alanine ligase family protein has translation MKPVIGFAYDLRSDALAEGLSPEEAAEFDSAETIDAIAAALAGNGFDVDRIGNGRALCARLAQGHRWDLVFNIAEGRGGRCREAQVPALLELFSIPYTFSDPLTCALTLDKEMAKQVIRAAGLPTPASRVIASLDDLDPLSLGYPLFAKPLAEGTGKGIDGASRVDDGRALAAVCGRLLETFRQPVLVEEYLPGREFTTSILGTGREARVLGTLEVRLRPDAPDGDYSFKVKEECEQYVDYLLVTHDPVLPAVEELALASYRALQCRDAGRVDIRLDADGNPAFLEINPLPGLHPTHSDLPMTATACGMEYGELIGAIVASARKRLGHGG, from the coding sequence ATGAAACCCGTCATCGGTTTCGCCTACGACCTTCGCAGCGACGCCCTGGCCGAAGGGCTCAGCCCTGAAGAAGCGGCGGAATTCGACTCCGCCGAGACCATCGACGCCATCGCCGCAGCCCTTGCCGGAAACGGCTTCGACGTCGACCGCATCGGCAACGGCCGGGCCCTGTGCGCCCGGCTCGCCCAGGGCCATCGCTGGGACCTGGTCTTCAACATCGCCGAGGGCCGCGGCGGCCGGTGCCGCGAGGCGCAGGTCCCGGCGCTGCTGGAGCTTTTCTCGATCCCCTACACCTTTTCCGATCCGCTCACCTGCGCGCTCACCCTGGACAAGGAGATGGCCAAGCAGGTGATCAGGGCGGCAGGGCTTCCGACCCCCGCCTCCCGGGTGATCGCCTCCCTGGACGACCTCGACCCTCTTTCCCTGGGCTACCCCCTTTTCGCCAAGCCCCTTGCGGAAGGGACCGGGAAGGGGATCGACGGAGCGAGCCGGGTGGACGACGGCCGGGCGCTGGCCGCCGTCTGCGGTCGGCTGCTCGAGACCTTCCGCCAGCCGGTGCTGGTGGAGGAATATCTCCCCGGCCGGGAGTTCACCACCTCCATCCTCGGCACCGGCAGGGAGGCCAGGGTCCTGGGGACCCTGGAAGTCCGCCTCCGCCCGGACGCCCCCGACGGCGACTACTCCTTCAAGGTCAAGGAGGAATGCGAACAGTACGTGGATTACCTCCTGGTCACCCATGATCCGGTCCTCCCCGCCGTCGAGGAACTGGCGCTTGCGTCCTACCGCGCCCTGCAGTGCCGCGACGCCGGCCGGGTGGACATCCGCCTCGACGCGGACGGCAACCCCGCCTTTCTCGAGATCAACCCCCTGCCCGGACTCCACCCCACCCACTCGGATCTCCCCATGACCGCCACCGCCTGCGGCATGGAATACGGGGAACTCATCGGCGCCATCGTCGCCTCGGCGCGGAAGAGGCTCGGCCATGGCGGCTGA